Proteins from a single region of Bacteroidales bacterium:
- a CDS encoding FKBP-type peptidyl-prolyl cis-trans isomerase, whose protein sequence is MKKLFVIIFVGIALISCHAQKNTSKTDKKNTQELELNTFKDTVSYVIGGDIANSFKNNKIEVDIDKLILGLRAASNGVDTIFTTEEIQGIMTRFQQEMQMKQQLENMKTYATNKELGRRYMESNLKKEGVKQTESGLQYKVLREGSGEKPVATSTVKVHYEGKLIDGKIFDSSYERGEPIEFGLNQVIKGWTEGLQLMNVGSMYEFVIPCDLGYGERAMQTIPAGSTLIFKVELLDFK, encoded by the coding sequence ATGAAAAAACTTTTTGTAATAATATTTGTAGGCATTGCATTGATTTCATGTCATGCACAAAAAAATACAAGTAAAACAGATAAAAAAAACACGCAAGAACTTGAATTAAATACTTTTAAAGACACTGTAAGCTATGTTATTGGTGGAGATATTGCAAATAGCTTTAAAAACAATAAAATAGAAGTTGATATTGATAAATTAATTTTAGGATTGCGAGCAGCGAGCAACGGTGTTGACACTATTTTTACAACTGAAGAAATACAAGGTATTATGACTCGCTTTCAGCAAGAAATGCAAATGAAGCAGCAACTTGAAAATATGAAAACTTATGCAACCAACAAAGAATTAGGTCGTCGTTATATGGAGTCTAATCTTAAAAAAGAAGGTGTGAAGCAAACAGAGTCAGGACTTCAATACAAAGTTTTAAGAGAAGGTAGTGGCGAAAAACCAGTAGCCACAAGCACTGTAAAAGTTCATTATGAAGGAAAATTAATTGACGGTAAGATTTTTGATAGTAGCTATGAAAGAGGCGAACCGATAGAATTTGGCTTAAATCAGGTTATTAAGGGCTGGACAGAAGGTTTGCAGCTTATGAATGTTGGTTCTATGTATGAATTTGTTATTCCATGCGATTTGGGTTATGGAGAGAGAGCAATGCAGACAATTCCAGCGGGATCAACATTGATTTTTAAAGTAGAATTACTTGATTTTAAATAA
- a CDS encoding gamma carbonic anhydrase family protein: MVLIKKVNGILPKWGKECVFAENATITGDVIIGDKCSVWFNAVIRGDVHSIRIGNNVNIQDNVIIHCTYKKSDVSIGDNVSIAHGAIIHGCKIKNNVLIGMGAIIMDDVIIEDNCIIAAGAIVTKGTHVQEGSVFAGIPAKKIKQVDKTLLQDEIQRISNNYNIYASWYDDGI; this comes from the coding sequence ATGGTTTTAATAAAAAAAGTTAACGGAATATTGCCGAAATGGGGTAAAGAGTGCGTGTTTGCCGAAAATGCAACAATTACTGGTGATGTAATTATTGGAGATAAATGTAGCGTGTGGTTCAATGCGGTTATTCGAGGAGATGTTCATTCTATAAGAATCGGAAATAATGTGAACATTCAAGATAATGTAATAATTCATTGCACCTATAAAAAAAGCGATGTGTCCATTGGCGATAATGTTTCAATAGCTCATGGAGCAATAATTCATGGATGTAAAATCAAAAATAATGTTTTAATTGGAATGGGAGCGATTATAATGGATGATGTAATTATTGAAGACAATTGCATAATAGCTGCTGGAGCCATTGTAACAAAAGGAACACATGTTCAGGAAGGAAGTGTTTTCGCCGGAATCCCTGCAAAAAAAATAAAACAAGTTGATAAAACATTGCTTCAAGACGAAATTCAAAGAATATCAAACAACTATAATATTTATGCCAGCTGGTATGATGATGGAATATAA
- a CDS encoding F0F1 ATP synthase subunit beta, producing the protein MSTSTGKISQIIGPVIDVVFEHEDDLPNIYNALTVETENGGQLVLECQQDIGENTVRTIAMDATDGLYRGMTVINTGKPISMPIGDQINGRLFNVIGEAVDGLPKVSRERTYEIHREPPKFEDLSTSSEVLYTGIKVIDLIEPYSKGGKIGLFGGAGVGKTVLIQELINNIAKQYSGFSVFAGVGERTREGNDLLREMIEAGLVNYGDEFIKSMKEGGWDLSKVDMENLKSSLLSMVFGQMNEPPGARARVALSGLTVAEYFRDGDDKSGGRDILFFIDNIFRFTQAGSEVSALLGRMPSAVGYQPTLATEMGIMQERITSTKRGSITSVQAVYVPADDLTDPAPATTFAHLDATTVLSRKISELGIYPAVDPLDSTSRILDPNIVGEDHYNTAQRVKNILQRLKELQDIIAILGMDELSEEDKLVVHRARRVQRFLSQPFFVATQFTGIQGVFVNIEDTIKGFKMILDGEVDEYPESAFNLVGTIEEAIEKGRKILEQSK; encoded by the coding sequence ATGTCAACAAGTACAGGAAAAATTTCACAAATCATAGGTCCAGTAATTGATGTTGTTTTTGAACATGAAGACGACCTTCCAAACATTTATAATGCATTAACCGTTGAAACTGAAAATGGTGGACAACTTGTTTTAGAATGCCAACAAGATATAGGCGAAAACACGGTTAGAACAATTGCCATGGATGCTACAGACGGATTGTATAGAGGAATGACCGTTATAAACACAGGAAAACCAATATCCATGCCCATTGGCGACCAAATTAATGGAAGACTTTTTAATGTAATTGGAGAAGCTGTGGACGGTTTGCCTAAAGTATCTAGAGAAAGAACTTATGAAATTCACAGGGAACCTCCTAAATTTGAAGATTTAAGCACTTCCTCAGAAGTATTATATACTGGTATTAAGGTAATTGACCTAATTGAACCATATTCAAAAGGTGGTAAAATTGGTCTGTTTGGCGGTGCCGGAGTAGGAAAAACTGTATTAATCCAAGAGTTAATCAATAATATTGCAAAACAATATAGTGGTTTCTCTGTATTTGCAGGCGTTGGAGAACGTACCAGAGAAGGAAATGACCTTTTAAGAGAAATGATAGAAGCTGGACTTGTAAATTACGGAGATGAATTTATAAAAAGTATGAAAGAAGGCGGCTGGGACCTTTCAAAAGTTGACATGGAAAACTTAAAAAGCAGCTTGCTTTCAATGGTGTTTGGACAAATGAACGAACCACCAGGAGCTAGAGCTAGAGTTGCTCTTAGTGGATTAACCGTTGCTGAATATTTCCGCGATGGAGACGACAAATCAGGCGGTCGTGATATACTTTTCTTTATTGATAACATTTTTAGATTTACTCAAGCTGGCTCTGAAGTATCAGCCTTATTAGGTCGTATGCCATCAGCTGTAGGTTATCAACCAACACTTGCAACAGAAATGGGTATCATGCAAGAACGTATTACTTCTACAAAACGAGGCTCTATAACATCGGTTCAAGCTGTTTACGTTCCTGCCGATGACTTAACAGACCCTGCTCCAGCTACAACTTTTGCTCACTTAGATGCAACAACAGTTCTTAGTCGTAAAATTTCTGAGTTAGGAATTTATCCTGCTGTTGACCCACTTGATTCAACATCAAGAATTCTTGACCCAAATATTGTTGGCGAAGATCATTATAACACAGCTCAACGTGTAAAAAATATTTTACAAAGACTTAAAGAATTACAAGATATTATTGCTATTCTTGGAATGGATGAGTTGTCAGAAGAAGATAAATTGGTTGTTCATAGAGCTAGACGTGTACAACGTTTCCTCTCTCAACCTTTCTTTGTTGCAACACAATTTACAGGAATTCAAGGTGTATTTGTAAATATTGAAGATACTATAAAAGGCTTTAAAATGATTCTTGACGGTGAAGTAGATGAATATCCAGAATCTGCTTTTAACCTTGTAGGAACTATTGAAGAGGCTATAGAAAAAGGTCGTAAAATTCTTGAACAATCTAAATAA
- the atpC gene encoding ATP synthase F1 subunit epsilon, which produces MQIEVISPSKQLFSAEIEMAQFPGVNGSFQVLKNHAPIIALISAGNIRVRKNDGKEEDIAVKGGVVEVQNNKILVLAE; this is translated from the coding sequence ATGCAAATTGAAGTTATTAGTCCATCAAAGCAACTGTTTTCTGCCGAAATTGAAATGGCTCAATTCCCCGGCGTTAATGGGTCTTTTCAGGTACTAAAAAACCACGCACCCATTATTGCTTTAATTAGTGCTGGTAATATTAGAGTTAGAAAAAATGATGGGAAAGAAGAAGACATTGCTGTTAAAGGTGGTGTAGTTGAAGTTCAAAATAATAAAATTCTCGTTTTAGCAGAATAA